In the genome of Primulina tabacum isolate GXHZ01 chromosome 13, ASM2559414v2, whole genome shotgun sequence, the window ATTTGCAAAGACAATGACAAGTCGTGTGAATGAAGGCTCCACTGAGAAAAGAGTTTGTGAGAGGTCAAACAAGAGAAATATCAACAGAAATAAAGTTTTGAATAAAAGGGGAGAAAGGGACGAGGAAGAAGATTGGGATGCAAGCATGGAGGAGAAGAGGCGGTCTGTGGCCAGAAATTGCACTGAGAAAAATGAATCTGAGTAGATGGATGGTCAGAGAACATCAAAAAGGCGATGTAATACCTCGAACAAGTTTCTACAAACTAATTTCTACGTAGGTGATTATTGGGTAGATGAAGAAGAGGATGTAGTTTTCTTGCCTAGAAACAATGACGGGAAAAAGCGATTTCTACATAGAGGCAAAAAACCAAAATCATGATAAAGATAACGCAGAACAAAGTTTTAAAGGCAGACAAAGGAAAGATGATGGCTTTGCCGAACATTCTAAGTCTAACTCCTCTTCCTCCCCCTCCACATCTGCCGATCCTTGTTCATCAATAAGAAAAACTGATAGGAATACTGTACAAAAGAATATAGCCACAAACATGAAGGTATATTTTACTTCAAAATTCTTTCTGCATTCGTTTTAATGTGATTTCTGTAAAATGTTGATGCTTTTATCTCCCTGTTTGCCTCATGTTGTTTATTCTCCTTGTCATTAGAATTTAAATGAAAGGGTATCCGTAAAATGTCATCAGTGTCAGAGAAAAGACAGAAGGATTGTTGTTCCATGTAGAAAATGCGAACAGAAATTCTACTGCGTTCAGTGCATTAAGCAATGGTGACCATACCACCTTAATCCTAATATATTTATTCTAAGAAAAtgtgaaaattttaatattttttaattgtatACATAGGTATCCGTTATCCGAAGAGGAAGTGTCAGAAGTTTGCCCTTTCTGCCGTGGAAATTGTAACTGCAACTCTTGCTTACATTCAACTAACATGTTGAAGGTTCGTTTGTTTCTTGAGATAGTTTTGTGTTTTCAAACCACCAGATCAGCTAAATACAACTTCACTCTCCAATTTTAGACATCCCGAAGAGATCTCACCGATGAGGAGAAGACTTTGCACCTACAATATCTCATCAGTGAACTTCTTCCGCACCTTGAAATTATTCATCAAGAACAAATTGAAGAGATTGAAAAAGAAGCTAAATATCAAGGTATGTGTGTCCTAAACCAGGGTATCGTTTTTGAAGGCTACTCTATTTTTGTTCTAACACAGTATCACATGGTCAGATGTTGAACCGTCTTATGTGGAACTAAAACATGCAACTTGCTCCATTGGTGAGCGTGTATATTGGTAAGTGATCTTGTTTCCTTTGACCTGAAGTTCTTACTGAAATACACTTGCGTAGTATTGGTTTTAATAGGACTCCTTACAAGCGTTGTTTCTATCCATTTTTGTTCTTTCATTCCAGGTAAAGCCCCCTTGACAGTTTCTATGGGGCGTAGGCCTCCCAAAAGGAAGTcccattctttttcttttatgGCTATGGAGCAGCAACCACTGTTTGACTTCGATTGTTGATCTTCATTGGAGTTGCCCAAACTGCAGTTATGAACTATGTCTCAGTTGTGGCCGGGACATCCGTGGAGGTCACTTACCGGCTGGAGGtcacaacataaaaatatttaaatatgtaGATAAAGGGTATGATTACATGCATGGTGGAGAACCAATACCAGAATCCTCTCATGCAGAGGTTTTAGATGATATTTCTACAATGCCCGTTGACTGGGTTTCCAGCAGCAACGGGAGGATATATTGTGCTCCAAAAGAAATGGGTGGATGTGGGGATTTCTGTTTAGAGCTGAAATGCCTCCTTTCTGCTGACTTCATCTCAAGTTTAAGAACACGGGCTGAGAAAATCAAAagtaaatataaaattatggagAAATTGTCTCCGACTAAGTTCCGTGATGACGAGTCTGGAAAGTTGCGTCGGGCTGCTTCAAGAGAGGGCTCTGAAGACAACTGCTTATATTGCCCAGATTCAGAAAACATAGTTAACGAGGAAGAGTTTCGGAATTTTCGCAAGCACTGGGCTAAAGGAGAACCTGTTATTGTTAGAAGCGTTCTTGATCAGACTAGTGGATTAAGTTGGGAACCATTGGTTATGTGGCGGGCATTGAGTGAGCGCAAAGAAAATAGGAACAGTTCAAGGATGTCAGATGTGAAGGCTATTGATTGCCTGGCTGGTTGTGAGGTTGTTCCACTTTCTTCAAGTCCTCCTGTATTTGAATAACTTGCCCAATCTTTTTATGCTGAAGATAGATTTcaaaattgatgatatatttaaaTGGTCATACGGTTTTCTCATATTTATTCCGACCAATTCAGTTTGACTGTCCTTTTTTGTTTACGTTTTGTTTGCAGACCGTTGATTCTAATACTTAGTTTAGTTGTTTTTTCTTTTGTAGGTTAAGATTTGTACTCGTAAATTCTTTAAAGGTTACACGGAAGGGAGAACATATGGAAATTTCTGGCCTGAGATGCTGAAACTCAAGGACTGGCCACCATCTGACAAATTTGAGGATTTGTTGCCCCGTCACTGTGACGAATTTATTAGTGCACTACCGTTCCAAGAATACACAGATCCAAGGAATGGTTTCCTTAACCTTGCTGTGAAGTTGCCAGCAAGTGTCATAAAACCTGATTTGGGTCCGAAGACATATATCGCCTATGGGATCAGGAAAGAACTTGGAAGGGGAGATTCTGTTACTAAACTTCACTTGGATATGTCAGATGCAGTATGAACTTTAGGACGATATATATCATTTTGATTTGTGCATCATTAAATTGAACATTGTGCTAGTACATATAAAAGTTGATTAATTGGAACATCACCGTTTTTATCATTTATCAATGTACTGAATAATCACTTGGCCATTTTCCGCAATGCCAGAATGAGTATTACTTCATCATTagaaatttatcattttcaaATCTTATGCCGTGTGACAAACTTTCATTGATTTTACTGGTTCAGGTGAATATTTTGACACACACTGCAGATGTAGCGATAAGTCCTGAGCAGTACCAAGCCATTGAATTGTTGAAAGAAATGCACAGAGCTCAGGACAAAAGAGAAGGGAGAGACCTGAACAGAAAGCAAAAGCCTCGTGAGATCAACTTTGACGACACCAAAGAGAAAGAAGTTACTGATTTCCTGCCTAAAGTGCATTCAAATCAAGGCAGCGCCCTTTGGGACATATTCAGAAGGGAAGATGTGCCGAAATTGAAAGAATATCTCCTCAAACATTCAAAAGAATTTCGACACACCTTTTGCTCTCCTGTTCATCAGGTGATTATTAATAACACTAACTAAAACACAAAGTTTTTTATTATGAAGTGTTGTACTAAATTTTGTCTTCTCCGAATTTTTTATGTAGGTAATTCATCCAATTCACGACCAATCATTCTACCTAACTTCAGCACATAAACAGAAGCTAAAAGAAGAATTTGGTAAGTAAACCTGTGGTGTTTTAGTAGTGTTTAGTTCCCAATCATATTCTTTGGAGACAAGACTGAAAGAACCgatttttcaatcatttcagGTATCGAACCGTGGACTTTTGAGCAAAAACTTGGAGAGTCAGTGTTCATACCTCCTGCAGGCTGTCCACACCAAGTGAGAAATCTGAAGGTAAGTTTCAAccattttcaaatatttcttgaaTTGGCATCAGTTTGGCTTGCATGTCTTTTCCCTATCTGAATTCTTGTTTTTCAGTCATGCACGAAAGTTGCTGTCGACTTTGTATCTCCTGAAAATATACACGAATGCCTTAAACTGACTGAAGAATTCAGAAAACTACCAAAAGAACACAGAGCCAAAGAAGACAAGCTAGAGGTAGCTTGTTACATATGATTGTGTGCTTTTATTTGAAGATAGAATAAAtccaaacaattttttttaccgTTTTGCTAACTGACCAGGTTAAGAAGATGATCGTGTATGCTGTTAACCAAGCAGTCAAAGATCTCGAAAAATTGGCCTCTATGAGGGTTGCCTGCGATGAATAAACTGCAATGTTGAACCATTCAATTTTGCTGGTGAATATTATGTGGCATGGATGTTAGCAAGTCCATCTATTGTAGGACCAGTTTTGCACAATAGCTcagaaacatttttttttactttcttaATTACTAATTTTCACAGTGAATGTAGATTTAATTAACTTGCCGGTGAGCAACACACAAATTTCATATGTTATCCATTATTTGCTCTATAACTGCCAAGTTGTATATTGTAACAAAAGAAATATTCCTAATAAAAGGAGTGCACACGAGCCGAGTCGAGCTCGAGTAGACgatttaaattttatctacTCGAGCTCCGTCGAGTAACTCATTTCAAGCTCGAATCGTGTATATATCGAGTTACTCGAGCTTGAAAATCTGAATTCTAGCATATAAATCTTGAGCTCGAATCCAAGTTTAGATATATATAGACAATAATATACCTTATTTTGTATActtctaaattaaaaatatatatgtcgTTAGTACTCGAGTAGAGCTCGCGAGTTACTTGAGTACAAAtaattgaaacttgaacttgactTGGAAAAGTACTCTAACTACTCGAATTCGTGCACGAGTAGCTTGACTCACTAAAACAAGAGTTAGGAGGTGCTAAACTTAGTATATCTTGAGTCAAAGCACGCATGGGGGATGCAGCTAGCATGCCTAAGTTAAAGGGAgcaaacaacaaacataatatcaaaGTTTCAATTCTAACTCCTATTGCATGATAATACAAGaagaaaatacaataaaaaggCTTTTTTATTTCTGGCAAAGAGGAATCTGCCCCTTGATTTTCTGCGGGGGAGCTTCTTCGAGGTGAGGAGAGGAGAGGTTCGTTTAATAAGATTTGAGAACGAATTAAacggattttttttaaagtaactCAATCCTGTTTTTTGTCTAGTTATTTTATCTTAACTTTCTTCCAGTTTGCTGAacaatatgatttaaatttaaatttattcttCATTATTGACGAAGTCTGTCTTGCTGGTACTTGTTCGAGTTCACTTTTTGTTTAGTTTATgagaacattttttttattttggtttttattttatCTGTGCGTCTTTTTTCCAATTTGCAGAATGCAGACGGCTCAAAATTTTCTATATACATACATTCAGATCCTGGTTTTATGTTTAATGCGTCTACTACAAGATTAGCTTTCTTTTATGATCGGCAACTGAAAAACAGCGTCAAAGTAACTCCGTGTTGATACCATTGTTTGAATAGATATGGTGACTGACTGAaaaggaaggatttaaaaactTTTGACATGATTAGTGGATACGGTAAATGGTGAGGAGATGAGAAAATCTCCAAATCTGAAAGATGAAAGAATCCCATTTCCAATATTTTTTCTAATTCGTAAATGTAAAATGTTGTTCGATTGTCATAACAAAAAATTTCCTTTTGTATTAAACCCGGATGACATGATGCAATGTCTTTTCTTGTGCTGATAAACTGGTAATTCCATTTCTTTCCTAGTGAATTCAATAGACT includes:
- the LOC142522782 gene encoding lysine-specific demethylase JMJ26-like isoform X2, producing the protein MTGKSDFYIEAKNQNHDKDNAEQSFKGRQRKDDGFAEHSKSNSSSSPSTSADPCSSIRKTDRNTVQKNIATNMKCQRKDRRIVVPCRKCEQKFYCVQCIKQWYPLSEEEVSEVCPFCRGNCNCNSCLHSTNMLKTSRRDLTDEEKTLHLQYLISELLPHLEIIHQEQIEEIEKEAKYQDVEPSYVELKHATCSIGERVYCNHCLTSIVDLHWSCPNCSYELCLSCGRDIRGGHLPAGGHNIKIFKYVDKGYDYMHGGEPIPESSHAEVLDDISTMPVDWVSSSNGRIYCAPKEMGGCGDFCLELKCLLSADFISSLRTRAEKIKSKYKIMEKLSPTKFRDDESGKLRRAASREGSEDNCLYCPDSENIVNEEEFRNFRKHWAKGEPVIVRSVLDQTSGLSWEPLVMWRALSERKENRNSSRMSDVKAIDCLAGCEVKICTRKFFKGYTEGRTYGNFWPEMLKLKDWPPSDKFEDLLPRHCDEFISALPFQEYTDPRNGFLNLAVKLPASVIKPDLGPKTYIAYGIRKELGRGDSVTKLHLDMSDAVNILTHTADVAISPEQYQAIELLKEMHRAQDKREGRDLNRKQKPREINFDDTKEKEVTDFLPKVHSNQGSALWDIFRREDVPKLKEYLLKHSKEFRHTFCSPVHQVIHPIHDQSFYLTSAHKQKLKEEFGIEPWTFEQKLGESVFIPPAGCPHQVRNLKSCTKVAVDFVSPENIHECLKLTEEFRKLPKEHRAKEDKLEVKKMIVYAVNQAVKDLEKLASMRVACDE
- the LOC142522782 gene encoding lysine-specific demethylase JMJ26-like isoform X1 — translated: MTGKSDFYIEAKNQNHDKDNAEQSFKGRQRKDDGFAEHSKSNSSSSPSTSADPCSSIRKTDRNTVQKNIATNMKNLNERVSVKCHQCQRKDRRIVVPCRKCEQKFYCVQCIKQWYPLSEEEVSEVCPFCRGNCNCNSCLHSTNMLKTSRRDLTDEEKTLHLQYLISELLPHLEIIHQEQIEEIEKEAKYQDVEPSYVELKHATCSIGERVYCNHCLTSIVDLHWSCPNCSYELCLSCGRDIRGGHLPAGGHNIKIFKYVDKGYDYMHGGEPIPESSHAEVLDDISTMPVDWVSSSNGRIYCAPKEMGGCGDFCLELKCLLSADFISSLRTRAEKIKSKYKIMEKLSPTKFRDDESGKLRRAASREGSEDNCLYCPDSENIVNEEEFRNFRKHWAKGEPVIVRSVLDQTSGLSWEPLVMWRALSERKENRNSSRMSDVKAIDCLAGCEVKICTRKFFKGYTEGRTYGNFWPEMLKLKDWPPSDKFEDLLPRHCDEFISALPFQEYTDPRNGFLNLAVKLPASVIKPDLGPKTYIAYGIRKELGRGDSVTKLHLDMSDAVNILTHTADVAISPEQYQAIELLKEMHRAQDKREGRDLNRKQKPREINFDDTKEKEVTDFLPKVHSNQGSALWDIFRREDVPKLKEYLLKHSKEFRHTFCSPVHQVIHPIHDQSFYLTSAHKQKLKEEFGIEPWTFEQKLGESVFIPPAGCPHQVRNLKSCTKVAVDFVSPENIHECLKLTEEFRKLPKEHRAKEDKLEVKKMIVYAVNQAVKDLEKLASMRVACDE